Proteins co-encoded in one Bremerella sp. TYQ1 genomic window:
- a CDS encoding DUF1499 domain-containing protein has protein sequence MIWLYLLLGLLAVIVIGPLVTLALIVDDWSRDLTTNHAETTPSHPNADLHPITVSGDRSEIAQTVVDAVQDIPNWKVESTSKEARRTIIHATRTTKLMRFVDDIRIYLNDTDDGIHITATSQSRVGKGDLGQNPRNLIEVMTGIRQKLEP, from the coding sequence ATGATTTGGCTTTATCTGCTATTAGGTCTCTTGGCGGTCATCGTGATCGGACCGCTCGTGACGTTGGCGCTGATCGTCGACGATTGGTCGCGCGATCTGACAACCAATCATGCCGAAACAACCCCTAGCCATCCCAACGCCGACTTGCATCCGATAACCGTTTCTGGCGATCGGAGCGAGATCGCTCAAACTGTCGTCGACGCCGTCCAGGACATTCCCAACTGGAAAGTCGAAAGCACTTCCAAAGAAGCCCGTCGCACGATCATTCACGCAACACGCACCACCAAGCTGATGCGGTTCGTTGACGACATTCGCATCTATCTCAACGACACCGACGATGGCATTCATATCACCGCGACCAGTCAATCGCGTGTCGGCAAAGGGGACCTCGGGCAGAACCCGCGGAACTTAATCGAAGTCATGACCGGTATTCGGCAAAAGCTGGAGCCATGA
- a CDS encoding glycosyltransferase yields the protein MRIGLHCPEVPGHLNPLTTLGCELQRRGHEVTFLGCPMAENIVQRSGLPFLSLGSGDELSQQLDEGFQALGKMSGIQAMIQTGRLFGVQSKIVRTYLPAVLEAEQFDGLVIDQVAPAAAMEAEQRSIPYAVACNALSVYWDPLMPPPPLAWDFRDDLYGRLRNGVAKHLVLSAYRLFAAEKTVGVDPLKLIREDDKALVHLAQQPAFFEYPRTRYPERLHYTGPWHRAARDDTSIDFPWDWLDGRPLIYASMGTLQNGVSHVFRCIIDAVKDLPMQVVLSKGGGQVDLPGPFPSNVLLVDKAPQLRLLEKATLVITHAGMNTAMECLAHGVPMLCLPVTNDQPGVAKRVEYLGNGRMIPVQKVTTKRLQRELDQLLNDPSYQQKARQFAQQLAKLDGLELAAKLIEQAFETQQQVLNPCHLRQGNA from the coding sequence ATGAGGATTGGTCTCCATTGCCCTGAAGTGCCGGGGCATCTAAATCCGCTGACAACGCTGGGATGCGAACTGCAGCGACGCGGACACGAAGTGACGTTTCTTGGCTGTCCCATGGCCGAAAACATCGTCCAGCGTTCCGGCCTTCCCTTCCTATCGCTTGGTTCTGGCGACGAGCTTTCCCAACAACTGGACGAAGGGTTTCAAGCGCTCGGGAAAATGTCTGGCATTCAAGCGATGATCCAGACAGGTCGTTTATTCGGCGTGCAATCGAAGATCGTTCGAACCTACTTGCCGGCCGTACTCGAAGCGGAACAATTCGACGGCCTAGTGATCGACCAAGTGGCCCCAGCGGCGGCGATGGAAGCAGAGCAGCGAAGCATTCCTTACGCGGTCGCTTGCAACGCGTTGTCGGTCTATTGGGATCCGCTGATGCCGCCGCCACCGTTGGCATGGGACTTTCGCGACGATCTATACGGGCGTCTTCGCAACGGAGTGGCCAAGCATTTGGTGTTGTCGGCCTATCGATTATTCGCTGCGGAGAAGACCGTCGGAGTCGATCCTCTAAAACTCATTCGCGAAGATGACAAAGCGCTCGTTCACCTGGCTCAGCAACCGGCGTTCTTCGAGTACCCACGAACTCGGTACCCGGAGCGACTGCACTATACCGGGCCATGGCATCGCGCGGCACGCGACGATACTTCCATCGACTTCCCGTGGGATTGGCTCGATGGCCGCCCGTTAATCTACGCGTCGATGGGGACACTGCAAAACGGGGTGAGCCATGTCTTCCGCTGTATCATCGATGCCGTCAAAGACCTTCCGATGCAAGTGGTGCTGAGCAAAGGAGGCGGTCAGGTCGACCTGCCGGGCCCCTTCCCCAGCAACGTGCTGCTGGTCGACAAAGCTCCCCAGCTGCGGCTGCTGGAGAAAGCGACTTTAGTGATCACCCATGCCGGCATGAACACCGCTATGGAATGTCTCGCCCATGGCGTGCCGATGCTTTGCTTACCGGTGACTAACGATCAGCCGGGCGTGGCGAAACGTGTCGAATACCTCGGCAACGGCCGCATGATTCCTGTTCAAAAGGTAACGACCAAACGTCTTCAGCGAGAGCTCGATCAACTGCTCAACGATCCGTCCTACCAACAGAAAGCAAGGCAGTTCGCCCAGCAGCTGGCCAAGCTGGATGGACTAGAGCTGGCTGCAAAACTCATC